The Acidobacteriota bacterium genome has a segment encoding these proteins:
- a CDS encoding RNA methyltransferase has protein sequence MPAPTVIESLSDPRVADYHHIADHRHMLARGLFIAEGRLVVRRLLDLRQWDVESILLTPAAAENLNDVLHLATAPIYLVDQALMNGIAGFNIHRGCLALARRPEPATLDRIAAGPLSRILVMEGVNNPDNVGGLFRTAAAFGVELVILGPNCGDPLYRKAIRTSMAATLVVPFVTAPQWPSAITDLRTDGFTVASLTPRHDALPLMDLPRHAKLALIVGAEGDGLTEPAMAASTFRVCIPTTAAVDSLNVTTAASIAMYHCWQE, from the coding sequence ATGCCGGCACCGACAGTCATCGAGTCGCTGAGCGATCCCCGGGTCGCCGACTATCACCACATTGCCGATCACCGGCACATGCTCGCCCGCGGCCTCTTCATCGCCGAGGGCCGCCTCGTCGTCCGGCGCCTGCTGGACCTGCGGCAATGGGATGTGGAATCGATCCTGCTGACCCCGGCGGCGGCCGAGAACCTGAACGACGTTCTCCACCTGGCCACGGCGCCGATCTACCTGGTCGATCAGGCCCTGATGAACGGCATTGCCGGCTTCAACATCCATCGCGGCTGCCTCGCGTTGGCGCGCCGGCCAGAGCCCGCCACGCTGGACCGCATTGCCGCCGGCCCGCTCTCGCGGATCCTCGTTATGGAGGGCGTGAACAACCCCGACAACGTTGGCGGCCTGTTCCGCACCGCCGCGGCCTTTGGCGTCGAACTGGTAATCCTCGGGCCCAACTGCGGCGACCCGCTGTACCGCAAGGCCATCCGCACGTCGATGGCGGCAACGCTGGTCGTGCCCTTTGTGACCGCACCGCAGTGGCCGTCAGCGATCACCGACCTGCGCACCGATGGCTTCACCGTGGCATCGCTCACACCGCGCCACGACGCGCTGCCGCTGATGGACCTGCCCCGCCACGCCAAGCTGGCGCTGATCGTCGGCGCCGAGGGCGACGGCCTGACCGAACCGGCGATGGCGGCCTCGACGTTCCGCGTCTGCATCCCGACCACTGCCGCCGTTGACTCGCTGAACGTCACGACCGCCGCCTCCATTGCGATGTACCATTGCTGGCAGGAGTAG
- a CDS encoding response regulator transcription factor codes for MRKHVLLYGLLGGVLIAGLKLVEYRWLVVEYRVEIYGGIVAAIFASVGIWLGLKLTKTRETVVVREVMVPAPVDFVRDQGKLTALGITPRELEVLELIAHGLSNKEIAERVFVSENTVKTHLSRVFDKLGARRRTQAVQLGKQLRLIP; via the coding sequence ATGCGCAAGCATGTGTTGCTCTACGGGCTACTGGGCGGCGTTCTGATCGCCGGCCTGAAGCTCGTCGAGTACCGCTGGCTGGTGGTCGAATACCGTGTCGAGATCTACGGCGGCATCGTCGCCGCCATCTTCGCCAGCGTTGGCATCTGGTTGGGCCTGAAGCTGACCAAGACCAGGGAAACGGTCGTGGTGCGGGAGGTAATGGTCCCCGCGCCGGTGGATTTTGTCCGCGACCAGGGCAAGCTGACCGCCCTTGGCATCACCCCGCGCGAGCTGGAAGTGCTGGAGTTGATCGCCCACGGCCTGAGCAACAAGGAAATTGCCGAGCGGGTGTTCGTCAGCGAAAACACGGTGAAGACCCATTTGAGCCGGGTGTTCGACAAACTTGGCGCCCGCCGTCGCACCCAGGCGGTGCAGTTGGGCAAGCAACTCCGCCTCATTCCCTGA
- a CDS encoding DUF4199 domain-containing protein codes for MQKIVLTFGLIAGAIMAALMFATLPFQEQIGFDRGAIVGYTSMVLAFLMVFFGVKSYRDNVAGGYVTFGRAFKVGLLITLVATACYVVSWQILYYGFMPDFLDKYTAYALEQSRQGGATEAQLAAQAKEMAEFGEMYQNPLVNIAFTAIEPLPVGLVFTLVTAGVFGRRRTSQKGE; via the coding sequence ATGCAAAAGATCGTTCTCACCTTTGGCCTGATCGCCGGCGCGATCATGGCCGCCCTCATGTTCGCGACACTGCCGTTCCAGGAGCAGATCGGCTTCGACCGCGGCGCCATCGTCGGCTACACGTCGATGGTTCTGGCGTTCCTGATGGTGTTCTTCGGCGTGAAGTCGTACCGCGACAACGTGGCCGGCGGCTACGTGACCTTCGGCCGGGCATTCAAGGTCGGCCTGCTGATCACGCTGGTGGCGACGGCCTGTTACGTCGTGAGCTGGCAGATCCTCTACTACGGGTTCATGCCCGACTTCCTGGACAAGTACACGGCGTACGCACTGGAGCAGTCCCGGCAGGGCGGTGCCACTGAAGCCCAACTCGCCGCGCAGGCCAAAGAAATGGCGGAGTTCGGCGAGATGTATCAGAATCCGCTGGTGAACATCGCATTCACCGCCATCGAACCCCTGCCGGTCGGTTTGGTGTTTACCTTGGTCACGGCCGGCGTGTTCGGACGGAGGCGTACCAGTCAAAAAGGAGAGTAG